TCGCGCGCCTTTTTTCAGTTTCGGACTGTGTAATCTTAGATCTGTTCGAGTTCCACCAGGCAGCCATTGAAATCTTTCGGGTGCAAAAAGAGCACTGGTTTGCCGTGGGCACCTATTTTTGGCTCGCCCGAGCCAAGTATCCGCGCGCCTTTTGCCAGCAGATGATCGCGTGCGATCAGGATATCGTCGACCTCATAACAGATGTGATGGATGCCACCAGACGGATTTTTCTCCAGAAATCCAATGATCGGCGAGTTATCCCCCAGTGGAAACAACAATTCGATCTTGGTGTTGGGCAATTCGATGAAGACCACGGTCACGCCGTGATCAGGTTCATCTTGTGGCGCCCCAACAGTGGCCCCTAAAGTGTCCCTATATTGCGCCATCGCCGCCTCGAGGTCAGGCACCGCAATCGCCACATGGTTCAACCGGCCAATCATCATCATATCTCCCGTCTGGAATTTGCTGCGTTTATGCCGGCTGACAAGCGGAGCGGCAAGTGCGCCAATGCGCCCAACCCTGCAGTAATTACCGTCTTAGATGGGGCATTCGCCGCGTTAACCGGGAATTAGCTTCGATTCCATAGCGTCAGGGCCTCTGCCGAAAGGAGCAAGTGTTATGGACGATTCGGACCTGTTTGCCGCTGCACACCGCCAACCCACCACCCGGCGCCCCCTATTGGGGCTGACCATTCTAGTTATTGAGGACAGCCGCTATGCCTGCGAAGCGATGCGCCTGTTGTGTCTGCGCAGTGGTGCCCGCATTCGAAGAGCTGATTGTCTGAAATCTGCCCGACGACATTTGCAAGTCTACCGCCCCTCGGTTCTGATTGTTGATCTGGGCCTGCCTGATGGATCTGGTGTAGATTTGATCGAAGAAGCTGTAAGCGCCAGTCCGCGCGTCAGCGTCGTGCTGGGCACCTCGGGTGATGATACCGGTCAAGATGCAGCACTCGCCGCTGGTGCGGACGGGTTTCTGGCAAAACCAGTGACCTCTCTGGCAGCCTTTCAGCAGGCAATTCTCTCACGGCTGCCCGCTGATCGCCAACCTATTGGCGCGGTGGACCTGCCGGATGAGGTTATCCACCCGGATTTGCTGGCCTTTCAGGATGACATGGCCCATGTCGCAGATGTCCTGAACGTCGCACAAGAGGACAAAATGTTGAACTATGTTGCCCAGTTCCTGGGTGGGGTAGCCCGCAGCGTTGGTGACCATTCGCTGGCAGAGGCCGCGACGGGTTTGACACAGGCGCTGTCCGCAGGCCGTCCCGTGGCCACCGAGGCCGCCCGGATCGCTGGGTTGGTTCAGGATCGTCTAAGCCAAAAGTTAGCGATCTGACGTGCTGGAAGCCGCTCTGCTAGCTGGGGTCGCTCTGGCCATCGCTCTTTATGGGCGGGCCAGATTTGCGGCGGGTAGAATTCGCCGCAACAGGGCTGCAAATGACCTGTATGAGACCGAGGTTTTAGGGGGCCTTCCGTCGGACAAGTGAACGGGACCCTGAGTATTGCGCCCACTGTGGCACCTGGCCTGACCCTTGTTTCAAGTCTCAACGTCATCGTCGTTGCACGACCACTGATGGCCCTGCACATCGTCGGTTGAACTCTTTATAATTGATATTTCGGCATAGGCGCAAAAGCACCGTGACCGACAGGCCCTGCCCTTTGGCGGATCACAAAAGCAGCCCCGGATCAGCCCCCATGTCGAGACCTGGAAAGACAAATTGTTCCAGCTGCGCCTGATCAACGCCGATAAGTCCCCGCATGATCCAGGCCGCCTGGGCCCGCACATCCGCAGTGGGCATCAGATCGCGCCGGTCAAACAAATCGGCCTCCTCCAACCCGGGCCAGCGCCCATGCACCCGGCCCCCGCGAATGGCTCCTCCTGCCAGCAGCATGGCGCCGCCGGTCCCATGATCAGTGCCCTTGGAGCCGTTCTCGCGGGCGGTACGGCCAAATTCCGTCATCGCCAGTACCGCCGTCTTCCCCCAGGTCGCCCCACCAACCCCATTGCGCAGGGCTAGAATTGTATCTGACAACCGCCCGAGTGCGGTGCCTAGCCCCTTTGACTGATTGGAATGCGTATCCCATCCATTGATCGAAAAGGCGGCCACTCGGGTTTCAGCGCGCAATCGCTCGGCGGCAAATTCGGCAATTTTCAAATGCGACTTACCACGCGTGGGCAAAGGCATGGTCATTTCCATCATGCCCCCGTCACTTTCAGATTGATCCAACGTCATGGATTCATTTTCCGAGAGGTCCAGTGCCTCGGCCAAAGCCGAGTGGAACAACGGGTCATGCTGCATCATCTGTTCGGCCAGCACCCTGGCTTGAGGGCTTAAGTTCAATGCCGCGTCCGGGCTCCAGTCCGTGACCTGCGCCCCCCCATGCAACAGTTTCATCTCTCCTTGACCGATGGCAAATGCGGTCCGGGTTTCAACACCGCCCATCTGCTGCAACATGCGGTTCAGCCATCCCCCGTCAGACCGCCCCAGTTCCGCCGTCCCTGCCTCGAGCAGGTCCTGACCGTCAAAATGACTGCGGCGATTGCGGTACGGGGTAGAAACAGCGTGCACAAAACCCAGCTCTTGCCGTTTCCACAGCGGCATCAACGGGGCTAAGCCGCGGTGCAGCGCGTAAAATCCGTCCAGATCCAGTCCGCCATTGTCAGGACCACCGGTCAAGGTCGGCCTTAGGCCAGCATAGTTGGCATCCCCGTAAGGCTGCACCATATCCAATGCATCCATACCGCCACGCAGAATGATCACAACCAACCGGGTGTCCCAGGGAGCGGCGGCAAAACTAACAGGGGTCAACAAGGGGCTGGCAGCGGCGGAACATCCGATGACGGCTGAGCGGGTCAGAAATTGGCGACGGTTCAATGTCATGATTTTGTCCTCTTGTTAGCGGCGCTGAAAGGCAGGAGAAGACAGCACCAACCCTATCGCCTCAGCTTGAGTTTCGGCAGCCCGTGCCGCAAATTGCACCGACCCATCGGCAAATTCACCCAGGCTGGTTTCGACAAAAATGTCGGGTGGTGGCAGGACTTTAATCAATTGGCGCGGCGCCAGCATCGCCCAACGCATCCGGGCCGCCAACCCCTGTGGCGTGACCCAGGATGAGTCCTCTTCGGGCCATCCATCAGGGCCAATTGAGTGTTCCCAGGGCTGCCCCATCAGGTCCAGTGGCCTTATCAACCGCTTGGCAAGCTTCCTTGGATTTGCCCGGTTCACATGGGCTGGCTGAATCGCCAGGGCACGACAGGCACTGGCGACAAAATCAAACGGCGGTTTTACATTTTGCAGGCCCGGAACCCATGCGACAGGG
This portion of the Parasedimentitalea marina genome encodes:
- a CDS encoding DUF1501 domain-containing protein, with protein sequence MTLNRRQFLTRSAVIGCSAAASPLLTPVSFAAAPWDTRLVVIILRGGMDALDMVQPYGDANYAGLRPTLTGGPDNGGLDLDGFYALHRGLAPLMPLWKRQELGFVHAVSTPYRNRRSHFDGQDLLEAGTAELGRSDGGWLNRMLQQMGGVETRTAFAIGQGEMKLLHGGAQVTDWSPDAALNLSPQARVLAEQMMQHDPLFHSALAEALDLSENESMTLDQSESDGGMMEMTMPLPTRGKSHLKIAEFAAERLRAETRVAAFSINGWDTHSNQSKGLGTALGRLSDTILALRNGVGGATWGKTAVLAMTEFGRTARENGSKGTDHGTGGAMLLAGGAIRGGRVHGRWPGLEEADLFDRRDLMPTADVRAQAAWIMRGLIGVDQAQLEQFVFPGLDMGADPGLLL
- a CDS encoding response regulator produces the protein MDDSDLFAAAHRQPTTRRPLLGLTILVIEDSRYACEAMRLLCLRSGARIRRADCLKSARRHLQVYRPSVLIVDLGLPDGSGVDLIEEAVSASPRVSVVLGTSGDDTGQDAALAAGADGFLAKPVTSLAAFQQAILSRLPADRQPIGAVDLPDEVIHPDLLAFQDDMAHVADVLNVAQEDKMLNYVAQFLGGVARSVGDHSLAEAATGLTQALSAGRPVATEAARIAGLVQDRLSQKLAI
- the mce gene encoding methylmalonyl-CoA epimerase, whose product is MIGRLNHVAIAVPDLEAAMAQYRDTLGATVGAPQDEPDHGVTVVFIELPNTKIELLFPLGDNSPIIGFLEKNPSGGIHHICYEVDDILIARDHLLAKGARILGSGEPKIGAHGKPVLFLHPKDFNGCLVELEQI